The Eleginops maclovinus isolate JMC-PN-2008 ecotype Puerto Natales chromosome 18, JC_Emac_rtc_rv5, whole genome shotgun sequence genome segment AACTATAGAGATAATTTAGTGGGgtatttttttgccatttttcttAATTCATATGGACAGATGTCATTAACATTAACAGAATGTGTAAGTCTTTTGCATTGTacctttgcagctgtaacacCCATCTGATTCTGATATGAACATCATTGAATTGGAAGAACAATCCTGGCAATAATgatccttcatttaaaaaaacaaacatttacaagaaaTCAATTCTTGCCATTGTTATCCTGGTGAGCTGTCCCTGTCTATTCTAATTGCCATGAAAAAAAGCCTTCAAGCCAAAAGAACCAGTTGCCCCTGGAACCAGATGAACAGCTTCTTGTTGCATTTGCCACATTCTCTTCTAAGGCAGCAACTGGTAAGAAGCTCTTTGCTCCAGATGGATTGATTTTATACAATTTGcacaagaaacagaaaatatagaggattttcaaataatttgtaTATTGGtgttatgttttagttttgcaTTGATTTGAGAAATACAGTGAAAGTTAGATGAACAGAGATAAATGTAAATGACTGCTAGAAggtctttctctttatttttcgtGATGTAATTTATCAGTAAGGTTTGGAagagttactttaaaaatgtaactcattGAAACTACTAGTTaactgtaaaacacaatataatgttATGATGCAAGACAACAGAAGAGTATGTTTGTTAACTAAATCAGGTGTCCACTTGCTCTAAGGgaatactttttttgtatcctgatccATTACTCTCCAAACCACGTCACGTAATCCCAGTTTTTTTCACAGGTCTACAAAGTGTCAGCTTTCAGAAAGCAAAAttaatgatattattttttacagttgAAACTATACCAACATCGGCAGAAGTTTTAGTCATGGCTCGAAGGGGAGACAACGTCACTCCATcaggtaaaacaacaacatcatgtAAACCcgtttaaaatgttctctgaaagaaaaatagtaCAATGATATTTTTTTCAACCTTAAACTCTCAATTTATTTCCTGTAAAGAtaaacttttattaatccctagAGAGTGTAATTTTACAAtaaccagaaacacacacacacacacacacacacacacacacacacacacacacacacacacacacacacacacacacacacacacacacacacacacacacatgcacaaacaggacaTGCACTAAGGAAGAGGTGGCAGAGCGAAAGGAGAGACACATGCTGAAAtgctaaaacaaaatattagaatacagagtaaaatataaaatattgagAGCCCAAATATTGTTCTGGACGAATTTGACCCAAACACGTGCAAAATGTGAACATGATGCATGGGTTCGTTAAGAGAGTCGGACAAACCTTTGATTTTTCAGCaggtcaattaaaaaaaggtagCGGCGCCCCCTGCTGGGTTCTTTGGTGTATGTGCATCATTACAGAGAATGgtatattttaaagaggccctattctgcttttagggttttccctctcctgtagtgtgttgtatacgtttgtgtgcatgtaaatggtctgcaaaggctaaaatcccaatccagagggagtttctctaaCACACACTCGCCCCCTGCCAGAAACGCTTCAATTAGACTTCTTAGTTTACTTgcggaacatagtgacatcactatggagcacttgcacttctattggctagcgcacCAACATATTGTATCTGATAGGCTATGGGGTGgtacatctctaagcagttgaccaatcacaacagagatggccagctcaccaatcagagcagattgggttctggtttctgacagagggtgaaaagaggtgctgcagcacaggcagtatgagaaaaataaagacctttttgaacatcaaagtaTGTCACAGAAAAGGcacaagatacaaatatgaacctgaaaatgagcagaatatgtccttttAAAGCCATACTGTTCCACTAAATAACTGAATGGTTTGAAAATgcaaatttaaaatgaatatgtatTGACCTGACAATGAATGCACATTTCCAAGATTGTGTTGCTTTTGTTGCATGAATACACTAATTATCATTACGTGGCACACTCTCTAGGCACTGTGGCCTTCACTGCCAAGCTGAGAGTGGAGGACAGCTACCCGTGTCACGATGGAGTCCTGAAGTTTGCCGAGGTGCTGATCAACGAGGGAGGGGGCTACAGTCCCGACATAGGGACCTTCGTGTGCCCTGAGGACGGCTTCTACCACTTCAccgtgcatgtgtctgtgtatgggCGTGGACAGTGTGCTATATACAAGAATGGAGAGAAAGTAGTGTCTCTGTACCAAACCTCTCTGCCTGATAAGTGCAGCCAGGTGGCCAGCATGAGCAGCATGATCAAACTGTCTAGGTACGACAAGGTGTGGGTGCATCTGTTCGGGCAGGGCACAAACGATATATTTGCCACTGAAGATAACGACACTGTGTTTACAGGTTTTCGTTTGGGTTAATCAAAGCATTAATAAAGTCTGGTCAGTGCAACTTCCGTCTTTTATTAGAGGATGAAGTTTGTAACTTGAATGTTATGAATGTGACCTTgtgctttcaataaaaaaacgTCAATGCCTAactcaaactgtttttgtttttcatttaataccAATTAGAATATGATCCAGTATGCAGTTGTAGAATGTAACTCATTTACTTAAGTTTGGTAAAGCTTACTTTTGAGGATGCTGTACCtgtgtatttccatgttatgctacatTAAACTAGTACATCACAATGGCAGATATTGttctttactccactacaggTGTCTGACATGattgcagattcagattattgataaaaaatataaatcaacataaATCTGATGTATAGCCAgcagtttttacatttgaacaactaataaattaaagtttgttttagttttggtttgtttgttttgcacatttgtacacACGCATCCTCTCTTCTACAACTTTGGATCATACATCATTTGGATCCAAGTTCTTTAGGTCAAACCATCATACAAAAATATTCAGCTTGTTCGAAAAGGATCATAAGAGCAACAAGAATTATAGAAataactttgtgtttgtgtatctacTGCTCCACCCTCCAGTCCAGTAGGCGGCGGTAATGCACCAATTCGTTGGGTTGTTCACGCATGCGCAGACGGTCTGTTTTCAAACGAGTGGGAATAGCCTTAGCATCGATAGCAGAAGTGAAgcaaaatcacatttattatcTATCGTGTTTATCTTCAACCTAAAGTTTTCACCATGGATATGGAAACTGGGACATACGAGCCGGGGTTTGTTGGAATCCGGTTTTGTCAAGAATGGTGAGTTTGTGGCTGAATAGGAGTTAGATATAAGTTACAGTAGCTAGCTGAAGCTAAACGCATGTTAACCCAACGGTGTGTTAATAAAAAGATAACGCTGCTTATTGATGTGTAAACTGACTCTGTTTTACAGTAACAACATGTTGTACCCTAAAGAGGACAAAGAGAACCGGATCCTACTCTATGCGGTAAGTATGTGCTTCATATAGGAATGGTTGAGACTATCAATTCAAAGGTGTTATTGTCCTATGAACAAGTCCCAGGCTCCTTGCAACATAAAGAGgggtggtagaagtactcagatctggtaattaagtaaaagtagaagtaccagagtgtactGTTACAtaagtaaaaatacacaagtaTTAGCATCTTAATATACTGAAAGTACCAGAAGTACTCATTAAGCCGATTGGTCCGTTTCTGAATCACAtatgttgtatgttttgtttgtagttATTGatgtattgttgtgtttatcaagCTGGAAAAGGTGGAACTAATTtcaattactttatatactgcagggtagcttgtgattTCAATCCAGGTGTATCTTAAGTTGTTGATcatattgtttatcattaatctatatctacaaagtaactaaagcttctacacaaatgtagtggagtatcagtacacgatttacctctgacttgtggagtagaaatacacagtagcaaaaaaatgaatgaattagtCGCCTAAcaccctgtttttattttaattttaaatctATCAGTGCAGGAACTGTGACTACCAACAAGAGGCGGACAACAGCTGCATCTACGTCAACAAGATCACCCACGAAGTTGAGTAAGTAACGGATAGTAATAATGTTAGgcaataaaggaactacatgacttcacgtcaccaccgctaagctaaaggaggctaatgttgggtgttAAGTAGTCTCATCATCATTCATGTGTAATGTCAGTCACTTGAAGGCTAATTGTTGGTAACTAATCTAGCGTCTTGCTTCCGTCTTTCTCCAGTGAGCTGACACAAATCATCGCTGATATTTCTCAGGATCCAACACTACCCAGGACAGAGGACCACCCCTGTCCAAAGTAATCATAACTCAACCTTGCTTATTCTTTTTGGCATTAAATAATTATTCTTTAATAATTGTTGGTAGTCCGGTCCAATGTGTACCAGCAGCTGGAACGGCATCTTtcaacctctttccttctcttgttctcttgttctttttttgccCTGAATCCACAGTTtatgctctccacaaatatataatcaaaaagtattccatggtgttttctgatggaggaAAACTATTGTTTGTTGTCGACAGTTGACATTTAATTGACCAAACTTCTTTCTGAAAATTGATCAGAGCTTCTTCgcaaattgaccaatcagaattgagttttcaactaagctgtgtaataGGAGTTTTTAATGTTGTGctgtctccatgtctctcccCAGGTGTGGTCACAAGGAGGCAGTGTTCTTCCAGTCTCACAGTATGAAGGCTGAGGTAATGATGCTTGTTAATGAATATATAACATAATGCATGACTTGTAGTCTTAAGATTGTTTGTGGAGGATACGTTTATTTAGGAAGACCTTAATCCTGTTGTCTACACATTTTTAGTTTGGTATTGAATTGAAAGAGCTCTCATACATTGTGTTTCGCCTGACAGGACGCTATGAGACTGTACTACGTGTGCACAGCTCCTCACTGTGGACACAGATGGACGGAGTAAAGcggaagatgatgaagaggtcTAACATTTTATCTACAGTAAATCTGCAACAGAGTTTTTTTAACTCTTCCACAACTGCTGGTGTTTGTATATCCTGAAaccatcctttttttttgtctttttagttTCCATCATGTGAATATATTGTATTAAtaggtattttttatataacagTTTTCATTCAGGTGTGTTTTGTTAGATTAAAAGAATCAATTGTTTCTAATATCTCTtgagtttttattcaaaacGAGTAACGAATAttcacaacagcagaaacaccaCTGCTTCTGGTAGCATGCACAGTGAACAggtagaagaagtactcagaccagtggcggctggtcAATACAGGGCtctagcccccccccccccccccccccgccccctcttCCCCCTGTGGaaagtttttttcaaattattgttttgtagTATTAAGATAAAATGTAAGTCATTGTCATCTgaatttatgtgttttaatgacAATAATGTTTACTAAAAATGattgtcattattttatatattgacaTAGTCTGATTAAAATCAGAGCCATTATTACAGTTTGTTTCATTACCCTCTCTGAGCGCCCCAGCAAGTGTAGCAGCCAACCAATCGCTGACCGTTGCTACCCGAAAAATATACGAGCAAAACATAAATTGAGCCAATCAGCGTCCTCAGATCTGATGGCCTAAGGGCGACAAATTCAGCACCCAAGGCAGTGAGAATACTTGCTTTGTGAGGAGCTTCTGCTGCAGGATTTCTGCCCCGTGTAGCGAGTGTTTTCAGGTACCAACATCCAGAGTGCATTTTTGACTTCTGAAAACTTTGCTgggagaaatgttttaaaacctgTAAACTTAGTCTTAAGCGTTTCGGCTGATTCAGTCTCGGTGTGTCAGTGGACGGTCTCTGCCGTCAGAACAAAGTGAACACGTCTGTCCGAAGCaaacacacccccacacacacacataactagAAGTCATAATTTAAGGGGGTTATTTTTCAAGATTTTCTTCCGGGGAGCATAGGCCTACCACTGAACCCCTATTGCAAGGTCACCATCTTCCACAGCCCTACCTAAAGTGTTTTTCAACAGCCGCCAATGATTCAGACTgggaatttattttatttagtcatCCTCAGCCTTTAAGAAGCACTTTGAATCTATTAAATCTGAGTTTCAGGTATGTCGCAGCTGGTTCAGCAGAACTGAACGCCCTTTGCCCCCGCACAGTGTGGACTTAAAGGAAAGTTAGTGAAAAAAAATTCTCAGAACGAAGCCGATGGGTTCTTGCACTTTCACAACAGATGTAAATCGGCAAATAAGGTGGAAGAGCATCAAGAATAACCTTATAAAGTGTATGGGTGGTCAGATAAGACCATACAACCCAAGGGCCAATGGTGCTTTCACAGGTTTTACAGTTTGTAATGAATCTCAGTGCCCCGTATTAGAACGGATTAAACAAGTGTAGGCATGCAGAAGAGGGATTTATGCAAACCACTTCATCAGAGTCCCGCAACGACATAAATGTTGCAATTTTACCACTTGTTGAATGTAGGGCTTAACGAGAGAGAATTGTCCATTATGACTTCCAAGATAGGAGTCCATCTTTGATTCATCTTGTATTTTGGGACCAAAGTAAATTTCCACTTTTGTTCTTTAAATACTCCTTTCAAAGTGAAGTTCAAACTAAAAAGTCCAACAGTGTTAGAAtccaaatgtaaatgtagtgaacaagtactcattctgcacaatgatctgtgttatcagcaaaatgtacaagtatcaaaagtaaaagcagtagAATGGCTCTTTCAAAAGACTTTATTAAAGAATTAAAGAAGAACatgttcctgtttttatcaCATGAGACTTTGAATATTAACATACCCCtaatcatcccacagaggggaaatttacattctgcatttgacccatcctagtgttaggagcagtgtgaacattgctcagggacacctcgg includes the following:
- the LOC134880437 gene encoding complement C1q and tumor necrosis factor-related protein 9B-like — encoded protein: MARRGDNVTPSGTVAFTAKLRVEDSYPCHDGVLKFAEVLINEGGGYSPDIGTFVCPEDGFYHFTVHVSVYGRGQCAIYKNGEKVVSLYQTSLPDKCSQVASMSSMIKLSRYDKVWVHLFGQGTNDIFATEDNDTVFTGFRLG
- the polr2i gene encoding DNA-directed RNA polymerase II subunit RPB9; the protein is MDMETGTYEPGFVGIRFCQECNNMLYPKEDKENRILLYACRNCDYQQEADNSCIYVNKITHEVDELTQIIADISQDPTLPRTEDHPCPKCGHKEAVFFQSHSMKAEDAMRLYYVCTAPHCGHRWTE